In a genomic window of Urocitellus parryii isolate mUroPar1 chromosome 11, mUroPar1.hap1, whole genome shotgun sequence:
- the Tsacc gene encoding TSSK6-activating co-chaperone protein has product MPLCRAKPSPSFINLQASSPPATFLNIQTTKLPSGVHHKPKECLGLLECMYANLQLQTQLAQQQMAILENLQASMSQLVPGRESKNSSLSVLSRNLLLNHLPQFRK; this is encoded by the exons ATGCCTCTTTGTCGAGCAAAACCGTCCCCCAGTTTTATTAATCTTCAAGCAAGTTCCCCACCAGCCACTTTCTTAAACATCCAGACGACAAAGCTGCCCTCAG GAGTTCATCACAAGCCCAAAGAATGTCTAGGACTCCTGGAATGTATGTACGCCAACCTCCAACTCCAGACCCAGCTCGCCCAACAACAGATGGCTATTTTGGAAAACTTACAAGCATCGATGTCACAACTGGTTCCTGGGAGAGAAAGCAAGAACTCTTCTCTCTCAGTTTTATCTCGTAATCTGTTGTTAAATCACCTGCCCCAGTTCCGTAAATGA
- the Cct3 gene encoding T-complex protein 1 subunit gamma has translation MMGHRPVLVLSQNIKRESGRKVQSGNINAAKTIADIIRTCLGPKSMMKMLLDPMGGIVMTNDGNAILREIQVQHPAAKSMIEISRTQDEEVGDGTTSVIILAGEMLSVAEHFLEQQMHPTVVISAYRKALDDMISTLKKISIPVDISNRDAMLNIINSSITTKVISRWSSLACNIALDAVKTVQFEENGRKEIDIKKYARVEKIPGGIIEDSCVLRGVMINKDVTHPRMRRYIKNPRIVLLDSSLEYKKGESQTDIEITREEDFTRILQMEEEYIQQLCEDIIQVKPDVVITEKGISDLAQHYLMRANITAIRRVRKTDNNRIARACGARIVSRPEELRDDDVGTGAGLLEIKKIGDEYFTFITECKDPKACTILLRGASKEILSEVERNLQDAMQVCRNVLLDPQLVPGGGASEMAVAHALTEKSKAMTGVEQWPYRAVAQALEVIPRTLIQNCGASMIRQLTSLRAKHTQENCETWGVNGETGTLVDMKELGIWEPLAVKLQTYKTAVETAVLLLRIDDIVSGHKKKGDDQSRQGGAPDAGQE, from the exons ATGATGGGCCACCGTCCTGTGCTCGTGCTCA gCCAGAATATAAAGCGTGAATCTGGAAGAAAAGTTCAATCTGGAAACATCAATGCTGCTAAG aCTATTGCAGATATCATCCGAACATGTTTGGGACCCAAGTCCATGATGAAG ATGCTTTTGGACCCAATGGGAGGCATCGTGATGACCAACGATGGCAATGCCATTCTTCGAGAG atTCAAGTCCAACATCCAGCAGCCAAGTCCATGATTGAAATTAGCAGGACCCAGGATGAAGAGGTTGGAGATGGAACCACATCCGTAATTATTCTtg CTGGAGAAATGCTGTCTGTGGCTGAGCACTTCCTAGAGCAGCAAATGCACCCAACAGTGGTGATCAGTGCTTACCGCAAGGCACTGGATGATATGATCAGCACTCTAAAGAAAATCAG tatTCCCGTTGACATCAGTAACCGTGACGCGATGCTGAACATCATCAACAGTTCCATTACCACCAAAGTAATTAGTCGGTGGTCCTCTTTGGCTTGCAACATTGCCCTGGATGCTGTCAAGACTGTACAGTTTGAGGAAAATGGTCGGAAGGAGATTGACATCAAGAAATATGCAAGAGTGGAAAAG ATACCTGGGGGCATCATTGAAGACTCGTGTGTATTACGTGGAGTCATGATTAACAAAGATGTGACCCATCCACGAATGCGGCGTTATATCAAGAACCCTCGTATCGTGCTGCTGGATTCTTCTCTGGAATACAAGAAAGGAGAAAGTCAG ACTGACATTGAGATTACCCGAGAGGAAGACTTCACCCGAATCCTTCAAATGGAAGAAGAGTATATCCAGCAGCTCTGTGAGGACATTATCCAAGTGAAGCCTGATGTGGTTATCACAGAAAAAGGCATCTCAG ATTTAGCTCAGCACTACCTCATGCGAGCCAATATTACAGCCATCCGCAGAGTCCGGAAGACAGATAATAATCGCATTGCTAG AGCCTGCGGGGCCCGGATAGTCAGCCGACCAGAAGAACTGAGAGATGATGATGTTGGAACAGGTGCGGGCCTGTTGGAAATCAAGAAAATTGGAGATGAGTACTTTACGTTCATCACTGAATGCAAAGACCCGAAGGCCTGTACCATTCTCCTCAGGGGGGCCAGCAAAGAAATTCTCTCG GAAGTGGAGCGCAACCTCCAGGATGCCATGCAGGTGTGCCGCAATGTTCTCCTGGACCCTCAGCTGGTGCCTGGGGGTGGGGCCTCTGAGATGGCTGTGGCCCACGCCTTGACGGAAAAATCCAAGGCCATGACTGGTGTGGAGCAGTGGCCATACAGGGCTGTGGCCCAGGCTTTAGAAGTCATCCCTCGTACCTTGATCCAGAACTGTGGGGCCAGCATGATCCGTCAACTTACTTCCCTTCGG GCCAAGCACACCCAGGAGAACTGTGAGACCTGGGGTGTAAATGGTGAGACGGGAACTTTGGTGGACATGAAAGAACTAGGCATATGGGAGCCATTGGCTGTGAAGCTACAAACATACAAGACAGCGGTGGAG ACGGCAGTTCTGCTACTGAGGATCGATGACATCGTCTCAGGCCACAAAAAGAAGGGTGATGACCAGAGCCGGCAAGGAGGGGCTCCTGATGCTGGCCAGGAGTGA